From the genome of Ziziphus jujuba cultivar Dongzao chromosome 6, ASM3175591v1, one region includes:
- the LOC107430271 gene encoding uncharacterized protein LOC107430271, with protein sequence MDGFSAVEVGEDEEAGGKRKNEGSWASSQAHVQHRRSKSASDRNFSVLRAGILSSIKKDKNETNVLSPPSTSATRGRSPLHDNASYINKNMSPNHRNSLEKDIEHLQLRLQQEKSMRTMLERAMGRASSTLSPGHRHFAAQTKELIAEIELLEEEVANREQHVLTLYRSIFEHCVSRPPSEQNSVVASPAHRKHETRKHPSIISSAFCSSKKFPFRSLQPLVSLDNSGKRTTKTDHAPLSSGKTDIDFGKNCSGPNKVCQKVPALEKNNMLRTLKDHLHQCPSKLSEEMIRCMAVVYCWLRSAASVNTEKNRSPLLSRSSTNAIQPRRGTGEDQDWSGKSMVEISWISTDKVQFSHASYAINNYRVLVEQLERVNVSKMESNAQTAFWINVYNALVMHAYLAYGIPHSSLRRLALFHKAAYNIGGHLISANAIEQSIFCFRTPRIGRWLETILSAALRKRFGEERQLRSLKLGLPNSQPIACFALCTGAFSDPVLRVYTASNVREELEEAKKEFLQSNVVVKKSRKVFLPKILERFARESSLSSDDLLKWIAENVDKKLHDSIWKCMDGKSSKKASQIIEWLPYSSRFRYVFSTDLTDKPWWL encoded by the exons atGGATGGTTTTAGTGCAGTTGAAGTAGGGGAAGATGAGGAAGCAGgagggaaaagaaagaatgaaGGCTCTTGGGCAAGCTCACAAGCTCATGTCCAACACAGGCGTTCTAAAAG CGCTTCCGACAGGAACTTCAGTGTTCTGAGGGCTGGAATATTAAGTTCCATAAAGAAAGACAAGAATGAAACAAAT GTGTTGTCACCACCTTCAACGAGTGCTACCCGGGGAAGAAGCCCTCTGCATGACAATGCTAGTTATATTAACAAGAATATGTCGCCAAACCACCGAAACTCCTTGGAAAAAGAT ATTGAGCACCTGCAGTTGCGTTTGCAGCAAGAGAAATCTATGCGCACCATGCTTGAGAGGGCCATGGGACGAGCTTCAAGTACTCTGTCACCTGGGCATAGGCATTTCGCTGCTCAG ACAAAAGAGTTGATTGCTGAAATTGAGTTACTTGAGGAAGAAGTTGCAAACCGTGAGCAGCATGTTCTCACTCTCTACAGGAGTATTTTTGAACATTGTGTTAGTAGACCACCATCTGAGCAAAATTCAGTTGTGGCTTCTCCTGCACACAGAAAGCATGAAACACGGAAACATCCAAGTATCATTTCAAGTGCATTTTGTTCCTCTAAAAAGTTCCCTTTCCGATCTTTGCAACCTCTAGTTTCTTTAGATAACTCAGGGAAAAGAACTACCAAGACTGATCATGCTCCATTATCCAGTGGCAAAACTGACATTGATTTTGGGAAGAATTGTTCTGGCCCCAACAAG GTTTGCCAAAAGGTTCCAGCCTTGGAGAAAAACAATATGCTAAGAACTCTGAAAGATCATCTCCACCAGTGCCCAAGCAAGTTGTCTGAGGAAATGATCAGGTGTATGGCTGTTGTATACTGTTGGCTTCGCAGTGCAGCATCTGTAAATACTGAAAAAAACCGGTCCCCTTTATTGTCGAGGTCATCCACTAATGCCATACAGCCTCGACGTGGCACTGGGGAGGACCAAGATTGGTCTGGCAAATCAATGGTGGAGATATCGTGGATATCAACTGATAAGGTCCAGTTTTCTCATGCTTCTTATGCCATCAACAACTACAG AGTTTTAGTAGAACAGCTGGAGAGGGTGAATGTCAGCAAAATGGAATCCAATGCACAGACTGCATTTTGGATCAATGTGTACAATGCGCTTGTTATGCAT GCATATTTAGCTTATGGCATTCCTCACAGCTCTCTAAGAAGGCTGGCCCTGTTTCACAAG GCTGCTTACAACATTGGTGGCCATCTGATTAGCGCAAATGCCATAGAGCAGTCGATATTTTGCTTCCGGACACCCCGAATTGGACGG TGGCTTGAAACCATCCTTTCAGCTGCTTTGAGAAAAAGATTCGGCGAAGAGAGACAACTTCGCAGTTTAAAATTGGGTCTTCCGAATTCCCAACCTATTGCTTGCTTTGCCCTTTGCACCGGTGCTTTTTCAGATCCCGTG ctGAGAGTTTACACGGCCTCAAATGTTAGAGAGGAGCTTGAAGAGGCAAAAAAAGAGTTTCTTCAATCAAATGTGGTAGTAAAGAAGTCAAGGAAAGTGTTTCTACCGAAGATTCTCGAAAGATTTGCGAGGGAATCATCTCTCAGCTCAGATGATCTTCTCAAGTGGATCGCTGAAAATGTAGACAAGAAGCTCCATGATTCGATATGGAAATGCATGGATGGTAAATCCAGCAAGAAAGCATCACAGATCATAGAGTGGTTGCCATACAGTTCAAGGTTCCGGTATGTGTTCTCGACAGACCTAACAGATAAGCCATGGTGGTTGTGA